A stretch of the Fusarium musae strain F31 chromosome 2, whole genome shotgun sequence genome encodes the following:
- a CDS encoding hypothetical protein (EggNog:ENOG41), with amino-acid sequence MAPTNSLLYKNFQKHPAALVESTQGIYLNTSDGRKILDATSGAAVACLGYDNKDVQKAVVEQLVSVPYCHPGFYKTQAAEDLADFLVESTKGQMSKAVLCGSGSEAVEVALKLAKTHFSHLAIPQTERSHFIARVGAWHGATLGALTLGDFKVRKDPFVQLISQNSSRVSACSSYRGQRDGEDDEAYVARLAQELDDEFLRIGPEKVCAFVAETVGGSASGCAMPLKGYFPAMKAVCKKYNALLILDEVMCGMGRTGTLHAWEQEDVVPDILVVGKGLGAGYAPVSAVMINSKLVESFQKSGKGFAHGQTYMAHPQAAAAALKVQQIIRDENMLSHVRSMGAYLGTKLKERLLPMPYVGDIRGRGLFWAVEFVTNKKTKTPFPYDLGLNGLLHSRGMSAGYEIALFNANGGYDGYSGDHFLVCPPFIVSKEDVDEIVERTARVVEDTFEELGKSAVWEKITLQMEIDEVEVEVKPAATMAAATMAAAAMAAA; translated from the exons ATGGCGCCTACAAACAGTCTTCTCTACAAAAACTTTCAGAAACATCCCGCGGCTCTTGTTGAGTCGACGCAGGGGATTTATCTGAATACTAGCGATGGGCGCAAGATTCTAGACGCTACGAGTGGAGCGGCTGTTGCGTGTCTGGGCTATGATAACAAGGACGTTCAGAAAGCTGTTGTAGAGCAGCTTGTGAGTGTTCCGTATTGTCACCCGGGCTTTTACAAGACGCAGGCAGCTGAAGATCTTGCGGATTTTCTCGTTGAGTCTACGAAAGGTCAAATGTCCAAGGCTGTTCTTTGCGGTTCAG GATCCGAAGCTGTCGAAGTCGCGCTCAAACTTGCGAAAACACACTTTTCGCACCTCGCTATTCCTCAGACTGAACGAAGCCACTTCATAGCTCGCGTAGGAGCGTGGCACGGCGCTACCCTCGGTGCGCTGACGCTGGGCGACTTCAAAGTACGAAAAGACCCCTTCGTGCAGTTGATCTCGCAGAACTCTTCGCGCGTATCGGCTTGTAGTTCGTACAGAGGACAGCGCGAcggtgaagatgacgaggcgTATGTTGCGCGTCTTGCCCAAGAGCTCGATGATGAGTTTTTGAGAATCGGGCCTGAGAAGGTCTGCGCTTTCGTGGCTGAGACTGTTGGAGGAAGT GCGAGTGGCTGTGCTATGCCGTTGAAGGGATATTTTCCGGCTATGAAGGCTGTTTGCAAGAAGTACAACGCTCTTCTTATTCTGGACGAAGTCATGTGTGGAATGGGTCGTACCGGCACTCTCCATGCTTGGGAGCAGGAAGACGTCGTTCCTGATATTCTCGTCGTCGGAAAGGGTCTCGGCGCGGGATACGCTCCTGTCTCTGCAGTCATGATCAACTCGAAGCTCGTCGAGTCGTTCCAAAAGAGTGGCAAAGGCTTCGCCCACGGTCAAACCTACATGGCCCACCCTCAAGCCGCAGCCGCCGCCCTCAAAGTCCAGCAAATCATCCGCGACGAAAACATGCTATCGCACGTCCGCTCAATGGGCGCTTATCTCGgcaccaagctcaaagagcGTCTCCTTCCAATGCCATACGTCGGCGACATCCGCGGGCGCGGACTCTTCTGGGCTGTTGAGTTCGTAACCAACAAAAAGACCAAGACGCCCTTCCCGTATGATCTCGGGCTCAATGGATTGTTGCACTCGCGCGGGATGAGCGCTGGATACGAGATCGCGCTGTTTAACGCTAATGGCGGGTATGATGGGTACAGCGGAGATCATTTTCTGGTCTGTCCGCCTTTTATCGTGTCgaaggaggatgttgatgagattgtgGAGAGGACGGCGAGGGTTGTAGAGGATACGTTTGAGGAGTTGGGCAAGTCGGCGGTTTGGGAGAAGATTACCCTGCAGATGGAgattgatgaggttgaggtggAGGTTAAGCCTGCTGCGACGATGGCTGCTGCGACGATGGCTGCTGCGGCGATGGCTGCTGCGTAG
- a CDS encoding hypothetical protein (EggNog:ENOG41), whose protein sequence is MAVAGRFVSSIGADVLWRSSRDLKILILLRFIRLLGYGGTTLVLALYLNALGFHDTQIGLFMTLTLVGDLAISFILTYVGDRVGVRLTAAVGALLMSAGGVAFAYFENFWLLLIASIVAVINPSANEIDPFKAIEESAIARLSTAHTCNDMFAWWSMLGMFGTAASNLLTGWLINALEDNGMEKLDCHRIIFLGYAGIGLLKLLCSLLLSSEIEQMPLQKESCSTPQSGILTPDEEASDDETAPLLDDNSSGYGAVAETQAQVLAAAQEKRLFTPASFAFMWKLSLALIFDFVGSGLAQISWMTYFFKREYDMPEGALGSATFTAGIISSVLNLASSPLSRAIGQVQTMVLCHTVNSISLLMVSVPGNKYIALVIFIFRIVTREIDNAPRQAFISAGVLDHERTSAMGVVNITKTIGSCLGLYITGLFAGLDKFWLAFILAGALKLSYNVLILAFFWKRR, encoded by the exons ATGGCGGTAGCTGGTCGTTTCGTTTCCAGTATCGGCGCCGATGTTCTGTGGCGGTCAAGCCGAGACCTGAAGATCCTGATCCTTCTCCGCTTCATCCGCCTCCTCGGCTATGGAGGCACGACCCTCGTTCTGGCGCTGTATCTCAACGCGCTGGGATTTCACGATACGCAGATCGGTCTGTTCATGACGCTGACGCTCGTGGGTGATCttgctattagctttatccTCACCTATGTCGGCGATCGTGTCGGCGTTCGATTAACTGCTGCCGTTGGAGCGCTGTTGATGAGTGCAGGCGGTGTTGCATTTGCGTATTTTGAGAATTTCTGGCTTTTGCTGATTGCGAGTATCGTCGCTGTCATTAACCCCAG TGCGAATGAGATTGATCCGTTCAAGGCAATTGAGGAATCAGCGATTGCTCGGCTTAGCACAGCGCATACTTGCAATGACATGTTTGCATGGTGGTCTATGCTGGGCATGTTTGGCACAGCAGCGAGTAATCTCCTGACAGGCTGGCTCATCAACGCCCTCGAAGACAACGGCATGGAAAAGTTGGATTGCCACCGCATAATCTTCCTCGGCTACGCCGGTATCGGCCTCCTCAAACTCCTGTGCTCACTCCTCCTCAGCTCTGAAATCGAGCAGATGCCCCTCCAGAAAGAATCCTGCTCAACTCCCCAATCCGGCATTCTCACCCCAGATGAGGAAGCttctgatgatgagactgctcctcttcttgatgataatAGCTCCGGCTACGGAGCCGTTGCAGAAACACAAGCTCAAGTCCTAGCTGCAGCACAGGAGAAGCGGCTCTTCACCCCAGCGTCTTTCGCTTTTATGTGGAAGCTTTCCCTCGCACTGATCTTTGACTTTGTGGGATCAGGTCTCGCCCAGATCTCGTGGATGACATATTTCTTCAAGCGCGAGTACGACATGCCCGAGGGAGCTCTCGGTTCTGCAACCTTCACCGCCGGCATCATCTCCTCCGTGCTAAACCTCGCGTCGTCACCACTGTCACGCGCCATCGGACAGGTGCAAACCATGGTCCTCTGCCACACAGTAAACTCCATCTCGCTGCTCATGGTGTCTGTGCCTGGAAACAAGTACATCGCCCTTGTGATCTTCATCTTTAGAATCGTTACACGCGAGATTGATAATGCGCCGCGACAGGCGTTCATCTCGGCGGGGGTTTTGGACCATGAGAGGACGTCGGCTATGGGTGTTGTTAATATTACAAAGACGATTGGAAGTTGTCTTGGTTTGTACATCACGGGATTGTTTGCGGGCTTGGATAAGTTCTGGCTTGCGTTTATTCTCGCTGGTGCGCTTAAACTGTCATATAATGTTTTGATCTTGGCATTCTTTTGGAAGAGGCGTTGA
- a CDS encoding hypothetical protein (EggNog:ENOG41~CAZy:AA3) → MDHLLHLDTDVVCLLAKLNTYDYIIVGSGFGGGPLAEQLVSQQYKVLLIERGSVIFSTHVLNTSRPYFNRGASNSPEGNERVYDAVKAKVQCTDRSDSYVGGPVYCVGGRSNLWGTWIPEIGDETLGAFFPADVVDYLKGDPVRGYNKAFRYLTDSQPGDVIYPEGDGKHEVSASEIGEANQMLENALSGSKFDLMPIAAQFNAPAPYKFAQGAYSTTLSIINRMYANDQYLSVLLNTEVIAVQHTASNTFNKSVNALKIRDKSTNTIKELDVGRAKVILSAGTIGTASIALNSGLDHLNPLVGKGLIDHNVCYVRFAKQKSDTVTSKPLNLKTHLKVGGEECLVTVTINANFFLAGSSATLNTTHFYRRDGTLMSPKGAADEKENFDTICILFEFVGKLDDENSVLSLPGLDPVLDIRRPPIKHEVQCAMEDIIRRVRDAFVGVKPNQATYADPGVCPDPGLRPQHLGFGVFSHECGTMRMDGPQGPGVVDSNLKVKGLDNLWVCDLSVLPVSPEANPSLTLAALSLRLAEHLCGKNH, encoded by the exons ATGGatcatctcctccatcttgatacaGATGTCGTCTGTCTTCTAGCCAAACTAAACACCTACGACTATATCATCGTAGGAAGCGGTTTCGGCGGAGGTCCTCTAGCTGAACAGCTAGTATCCCAGCAGTACAAAGTCTTGCTGATCGAGCGCGGCAGCGTCATTTTCTCCACCCACGTTCTCAATACTTCTCGCCCTTACTTCAACCGTGGCGCAAGTAATTCCCCCGAGGGTAATGAGCGCGTATATGACGCTGTAAAAGCCAAGGTGCAATGCACCGACCGCTCTGATAGTTATGTCGGCGGTCCAGTGTATTGCGTCGGTGGACGATCTAATCTCTGGGGTACTTGGATTCCAGAGATTGGCGACGAGACGCTTGGTGCTTTCTTCCCAGCCGATGTTGTTGATTATCTCAAGGGCGATCCAGTTCGAGGATACAATAAGGCGTTCAGGTATCTCACTGACTCGCAGCCTGGTGATGTCATTTACCCTGAGGGTGACGGCAAGCATGAAGTCAGCGCTTCAGAGATTGGCGAAGCAAATCAGATGTTGGAAAATGCCTTGTCTGGATCAAAGTTCGATCTAATGCCCATCGCGGCGCAATTCAATGCTCCGGCACCATACAAGTTCGCTCAAGGTGCATACAGCACTAccctcagcatcatcaatcgcATGTATGCCAACGATCAGTACCTCtctgttcttctcaacacAGAGGTCATCGCTGTTCAACACACTGCAAGCAATACCTT CAACAAAAGCGTCAACGCTCTCAAGATCAGAGACAAatccaccaacaccatcaaagagCTTGACGTCGGTAGAGCCAAAGTCATCCTCTCCGCCGGAACAATCGGCACCGCCTCCATCGCCCTCAACAGCGGTCTTGACCACCTCAATCCCCTAGTCGGCAAAGGTCTCATCGACCATAACGTCTGCTACGTGCGGTTCGCCAAGCAAAAGTCCGACACCGTCACCTCAAAGCCCCTCAATCTCAAAACACACCTCAAAGTCGGTGGTGAAGAATGTCTCGTCACAGTGACGATCAATGCGAatttcttcttggctggaAGTTCTGCGACGCTCAACACGACGCACTTTTATCGTCGTGATGGGACCCTCATGAGTCCTAAGGGTGcggctgatgagaaggagaactTCGATACTATCTGCATACTATTCGAGTTTGTTGGGAAACTTGATGACGAGAATTCTGTGCTTAGTCTTCCGGGCTTGGATCCTGTGCTGGATATTCGTCGACCGCCGATCAAGCATGAGGTTCAATGTGCTATGGAGGATATCATCCGCAGAGTTCGCGATGCTTTTGTTGGTGTGAAGCCCAACCAAGCTACGTATGCGGACCCGGGAGTTTGTCCTGATCCTGGCCTGAGACCACAGCATCTGGGCTTTGGAGTGTTTTCTCATGAATGCGGAacgatgagaatggatggaCCGCAGGGACCTGGTGTTGTAGACTCTaacctcaaggtcaagggatTGGATAACCTTTGGGTTTGCGA